One window of the Candidatus Zixiibacteriota bacterium genome contains the following:
- a CDS encoding Iron-sulfur binding protein — MSFLILLPVILSSLILGAHFYRSANFGLVLLCVTAPFMLLIRRAWIPRIMQILLFLGAAVWVSTLLTIAKMRLMLGESWLRMAIILGVVALFTAGSALVFQTGRLRRRYQQKAMAVNPSLTAFILTVIILTIVQKVVQPPMLLFERFLPGAGWFEIFLLALYAGWITENMLDIKQSPKWRLRIWSLFSAVFFGQLLIGLLGIDKFLMTGKLHYPIPALIAAGPIFRGDGFFMPILFVATVILVGPAWCSHLCYIGAWDNIASHGRAKPKKMPRWRQPARIAVMVAVIASAIILRLAGVSVTIASILAVTFGLIGVGLMLLWSRRAGVMTHCTAYCPIGPMANWLGKLSPFRIKINDTTCTDCGICHTACRYDALNMADIKNRRPNIACTLCGDCLASCRDNSIEYHFLGLKGASARTLFLVLVISLHAAFLGVARI, encoded by the coding sequence ATGAGTTTCCTGATTCTTTTGCCGGTCATACTTTCCTCCCTGATACTCGGCGCCCATTTTTACCGGAGCGCCAATTTCGGCCTGGTGCTCCTATGCGTAACCGCGCCCTTTATGCTTCTTATCCGCCGCGCCTGGATACCGCGTATCATGCAGATTCTGCTTTTTCTCGGAGCCGCGGTCTGGGTCTCGACCCTTCTGACCATCGCCAAAATGCGTCTCATGCTTGGCGAATCGTGGCTCCGAATGGCGATAATCCTCGGCGTGGTGGCGCTTTTCACCGCCGGTTCGGCCCTGGTGTTCCAAACCGGGCGGCTCCGCCGCCGGTACCAACAAAAGGCCATGGCGGTGAATCCTTCCCTGACGGCATTCATCCTGACCGTCATCATTCTGACCATAGTGCAGAAAGTGGTGCAACCGCCGATGCTTCTTTTCGAGCGGTTCCTCCCCGGAGCCGGCTGGTTTGAAATTTTCCTTCTGGCCCTGTACGCCGGATGGATAACCGAAAATATGCTCGATATCAAGCAATCGCCCAAATGGCGGCTCCGTATCTGGTCCCTCTTTTCCGCCGTCTTTTTCGGACAACTTCTTATCGGTCTTCTCGGAATCGATAAATTCCTGATGACCGGGAAATTGCACTACCCCATTCCGGCTTTGATCGCGGCGGGACCGATTTTCCGCGGCGACGGTTTCTTCATGCCGATTCTTTTTGTCGCCACCGTCATCCTGGTTGGCCCGGCCTGGTGCAGTCATCTCTGCTACATCGGGGCGTGGGACAATATCGCCTCGCACGGGCGCGCCAAGCCGAAAAAGATGCCGCGCTGGCGTCAACCGGCCCGGATCGCTGTCATGGTTGCTGTCATTGCTTCCGCCATAATTCTCCGATTGGCCGGGGTTTCGGTCACGATCGCCTCGATTCTGGCGGTAACATTCGGCCTTATCGGGGTCGGTTTGATGCTTCTCTGGTCTCGCAGGGCCGGGGTGATGACTCATTGCACCGCCTATTGCCCGATCGGCCCGATGGCCAACTGGTTGGGGAAATTGTCTCCTTTCAGAATTAAGATTAATGATACTACTTGCACCGACTGCGGGATCTGCCACACCGCCTGCCGGTATGACGCTCTCAATATGGCCGATATCAAGAACCGCCGCCCCAATATCGCCTGCACTCTTTGCGGCGACTGCCTGGCCTCCTGCCGCGACAATTCTATCGAATATCATTTTCTCGGGCTTAAGGGGGCTTCCGCCCGGACCTTATTTTTGGTTCTGGTCATCTCTCTTCACGCCGCCTTTCTCGGAGTGGCAAGAATTTAG
- a CDS encoding hypothetical protein (Evidence 5 : Unknown function): MFPPLRLRVCEGAKAIGLELPNKAVLYSMLGTVHKYNCPPYIGGADRNTPNWYQKCKVRGEIPSGETPDGAGELRLDKELVFFIINCRLTQGGLCICRVIIYDLSAD, translated from the coding sequence ATGTTTCCGCCATTGCGCTTGCGGGTGTGTGAAGGCGCCAAAGCGATTGGCTTGGAATTGCCAAACAAAGCGGTTCTCTACTCCATGCTCGGTACAGTTCATAAATATAATTGTCCTCCCTATATAGGGGGCGCCGACCGGAACACACCGAATTGGTATCAAAAGTGCAAAGTAAGGGGAGAGATTCCGTCAGGAGAGACTCCTGACGGCGCGGGAGAATTACGTCTTGACAAGGAATTGGTATTTTTTATAATTAATTGTCGTTTAACCCAAGGAGGGTTATGTATTTGTCGCGTCATTATATACGATCTCTCTGCCGATTAA
- a CDS encoding hypothetical protein (Evidence 5 : Unknown function): protein MYLSRHYIRSLCRLILPVLLLLSCGDKSTNNATITSGDYHLIYGPVLMPDLKLHTYTYSTKTGERFDTSTGTDLYYSDFRFAAGGTIAAYTGWHQSLRSGPKVTWVTTYPAGDTVALKEGIGAKTLSLSADESELLLFGLYGFMLLSFPPLDSIYQDSIGIMGGFLTVPDKFYFLDTIKDTIYTIDYSNPESIQSGKKPLNLVDSGKVIAATAVDYNNHRLYILLSNHLTESSLIAVFDSDSLNLLKKLSVSRYLCGLSIYPNYDACYFFGNGAIGSERNQIDKYSFASNSLQPFLKNGDVNTPDPFQPRHIEFTPDGNEMFVLIAGGLWGPSPILGLNLYNKEITQYLKCDSGAISIFRINPIDYSK from the coding sequence ATGTATTTGTCGCGTCATTATATACGATCTCTCTGCCGATTAATTCTGCCGGTGTTATTGCTTCTATCATGCGGAGATAAAAGTACAAATAACGCTACGATTACAAGCGGAGATTATCATTTGATTTATGGTCCGGTCCTTATGCCCGACCTCAAACTTCATACCTACACATACAGCACCAAGACCGGCGAAAGATTTGATACTAGCACCGGAACTGATTTGTACTATAGCGATTTCCGGTTCGCTGCCGGGGGTACCATTGCGGCCTATACCGGCTGGCATCAGAGTCTGCGCTCGGGACCGAAAGTGACCTGGGTAACAACTTATCCCGCCGGCGATACTGTCGCTCTAAAAGAAGGAATCGGGGCCAAAACATTGTCCTTGAGTGCGGACGAGAGCGAACTGCTATTATTCGGATTGTATGGCTTTATGTTACTGTCTTTTCCGCCCCTGGATTCGATATATCAGGACTCTATCGGTATAATGGGTGGTTTTCTCACGGTCCCTGATAAATTTTACTTTCTTGATACAATTAAAGACACAATATATACCATTGATTATTCCAACCCTGAATCGATTCAATCGGGCAAAAAGCCTCTGAATCTTGTGGATTCGGGCAAAGTGATAGCGGCGACCGCCGTGGATTACAATAATCACCGTTTATACATACTTCTGTCAAATCACTTGACCGAAAGCAGCCTTATCGCGGTATTCGACTCCGATAGTCTGAATCTCCTTAAGAAGTTGAGTGTATCCCGCTATTTATGCGGTTTATCAATTTATCCTAATTATGATGCCTGCTATTTCTTCGGCAACGGTGCGATTGGGTCAGAGCGCAATCAAATTGACAAATACTCATTTGCCTCAAATTCACTGCAGCCATTTTTAAAAAATGGCGATGTCAATACGCCGGATCCGTTTCAACCGCGACATATAGAATTTACTCCCGATGGAAATGAGATGTTTGTGCTGATTGCGGGCGGATTATGGGGGCCTTCGCCAATTTTGGGATTGAACCTTTATAATAAGGAAATAACTCAATATCTAAAATGTGATAGTGGGGCGATTAGCATATTTCGGATAAATCCAATTGATTATTCCAAATAG
- a CDS encoding hypothetical protein (Evidence 5 : Unknown function), producing MWSKRLNFRSLMIICSFLLIGFFEVAISTDGDLNFEVRRTHPGSIFTVQCYDLDNDGYDDIIFAGDKDTRLRVMFGSSGGNFEEPLLVGGEAATLCVGFLNDDDLPDIVANFADHLYLLINNGDRTFQVDSISQPYNNLGGVALGYIDDDTYLDIIECQSFDHTLIHFGDGSGGILRTINLPYDFMTVYVSDLNNDGIDDLVGLDDYGNGGIYTNDGAGNFMQGDTFSLNEYTMAASITEPIADFNNDGNADFAFITPQLHAKGNFFQSRIAVGYGDGQGGLDSISYLWINGTSYALDITDVNRDNYLDLAVLNGSTYQLELFIGSEQGNFYDTLKLAFQSEPTVFAVAVGDLDRDGNPDFVAGSNSGDSIKLFINQCPDPPLLSQKMTTIGFDNVNLNVANPANYRISRNYRTVAGAAFQRLDVNGNRAIDEQAVDCNLQNGEYKLVFRPKPNVQAGAKFSGVVHIGNKEATLFLDYDVPATSDSLLFYYDVEPVSSIKPASGIPVRADRVVFDWSRALQNPEGKTFEFQLDRYYDFRSPIHDLGGLMVPNFSPSTALGTDSVFYWRYRTWDGSSWSDFSHTFAAYVVGNICGDLDNTGSMTILDVAFLIRYLYKSGPPPNPPALADINGDGSVDILDCTYLINYIYKGGSAPICR from the coding sequence ATGTGGTCAAAGCGATTAAATTTCCGCTCATTAATGATTATCTGTTCATTTTTGCTTATTGGGTTCTTCGAAGTTGCGATAAGTACTGATGGGGATCTCAATTTTGAAGTAAGACGAACTCATCCTGGAAGCATTTTTACTGTTCAGTGCTATGACTTGGATAATGATGGCTATGATGATATCATTTTTGCAGGCGACAAAGACACCCGTCTGAGGGTTATGTTTGGCAGTTCCGGCGGTAATTTTGAAGAACCTCTGCTTGTAGGCGGTGAGGCGGCGACATTGTGCGTAGGATTTCTGAATGATGATGATCTCCCTGATATTGTCGCCAATTTTGCCGACCACCTCTATTTGCTAATTAATAACGGTGATCGCACCTTTCAAGTTGATTCCATATCACAGCCATACAATAATTTGGGAGGAGTGGCCCTTGGGTATATTGATGACGACACCTATTTGGACATAATTGAATGTCAGAGCTTTGACCACACCCTTATTCACTTTGGCGACGGATCGGGGGGGATACTCCGCACCATCAACCTCCCTTATGATTTTATGACGGTCTATGTGAGTGACTTAAATAATGACGGGATAGATGATTTGGTTGGTTTGGATGATTATGGAAATGGCGGAATTTACACAAATGACGGTGCTGGAAATTTTATGCAGGGCGACACCTTCAGCCTGAATGAATATACCATGGCCGCCTCGATAACCGAACCGATTGCCGATTTTAATAATGATGGAAATGCTGATTTTGCTTTCATCACACCGCAACTTCATGCCAAAGGAAACTTTTTTCAGAGCCGCATCGCCGTTGGTTACGGTGACGGGCAGGGAGGTCTCGATAGTATTTCCTACTTATGGATCAATGGAACATCATATGCTTTGGATATAACCGACGTAAATCGCGACAATTATCTTGACTTGGCGGTCCTCAATGGTTCGACATATCAATTGGAGTTGTTTATCGGGAGCGAGCAGGGCAATTTCTACGATACTTTAAAACTCGCCTTTCAATCCGAACCTACCGTCTTTGCGGTGGCTGTCGGAGACTTAGATCGTGACGGCAATCCTGATTTTGTTGCAGGATCAAATAGTGGAGATAGTATTAAGTTATTCATAAATCAATGTCCCGATCCGCCGCTTCTATCCCAGAAAATGACAACAATAGGTTTTGATAATGTGAATCTGAATGTGGCAAATCCCGCTAATTATAGAATTTCCAGAAATTATCGGACTGTTGCCGGTGCGGCTTTCCAAAGGCTTGATGTCAACGGGAATCGTGCAATTGATGAACAGGCGGTCGACTGCAATTTGCAGAATGGCGAGTACAAATTGGTTTTCAGGCCGAAGCCGAATGTCCAGGCGGGAGCGAAATTTAGTGGAGTCGTTCATATCGGAAACAAGGAAGCGACGCTTTTCCTCGACTATGATGTTCCCGCGACTTCTGATAGTCTGCTATTTTATTACGATGTGGAACCGGTTTCTTCAATCAAACCCGCCTCCGGTATACCTGTGAGAGCGGATAGGGTTGTTTTTGATTGGAGCCGGGCTTTGCAAAATCCGGAAGGAAAGACCTTTGAATTTCAATTGGACAGATATTATGATTTCCGTTCACCAATTCATGACTTGGGTGGGCTAATGGTTCCTAATTTCAGCCCATCGACCGCCTTGGGAACAGATTCAGTGTTTTACTGGAGATACAGGACTTGGGACGGTTCATCCTGGTCGGATTTTTCACACACCTTTGCCGCATATGTTGTGGGCAATATCTGCGGAGATCTCGATAATACTGGCTCGATGACTATTTTGGATGTGGCCTTTCTCATAAGATATTTATATAAGAGCGGTCCTCCGCCAAATCCGCCGGCTTTGGCTGATATAAATGGGGATGGTTCGGTCGATATATTAGATTGTACCTATCTGATAAATTATATCTATAAGGGCGGTTCAGCCCCAATTTGTCGTTGA
- a CDS encoding Thermostable carboxypeptidase 1, which yields MAEKYDELYQELIRRCKEITILNSCGGLLGWDERTYMPRAGAPARAEQMSYLAGMTHKMFTDPKIGEILSELEKSPLVKDPVSDSAVNINETRYQYDKAVKIPQKLVEEIAHTTTMAQGIWAEARGANDYPKFLPWMEKVLKLELELAKCLGYKKEAYDALLDNYEPGATYESIGKVFADFRKELVPLVAAIKDSKRKPDLSIIERDYPVDRQALFGQSGSIAIGFDFQAGRLDVTAHPFCSGITPGDTRITTRYNPRHFGQAFFGILHESGHGIYDQGLDPAHYGMPRGESVSLGIHESQSRMWENLVGRSKPFWKHFFPRAQQMFPEALGTVKFDDFYFAINDVRPSLIRVEADEVTYNLHIILRFELEYAMLKGDLVPKDLPGAWNEKFHHFFGITPKTDADGCMQDVHWSXGYXGYFPTYALGNLXSTQFFAKAKEDIKDLDTQFAMGNFSELKKWLNKNIHAHGKRYRAEKLVQVVTGKPLSHQPLMTYLKTKYGELYGL from the coding sequence ATGGCTGAAAAATATGACGAACTTTATCAGGAACTGATCCGGCGGTGCAAGGAAATTACTATCCTCAACTCCTGCGGGGGACTTCTGGGATGGGACGAGCGGACCTATATGCCCCGTGCCGGCGCCCCGGCCCGCGCCGAGCAGATGTCGTATCTGGCGGGCATGACCCACAAGATGTTCACCGATCCGAAAATCGGCGAGATTCTTTCCGAACTGGAAAAATCGCCGCTGGTCAAGGACCCGGTCTCCGACAGCGCCGTGAATATCAACGAGACCCGCTACCAGTACGATAAAGCGGTCAAAATCCCGCAGAAACTGGTCGAAGAAATCGCGCACACCACGACTATGGCGCAAGGAATCTGGGCCGAGGCCCGCGGCGCCAACGATTATCCCAAATTCCTGCCGTGGATGGAAAAAGTCCTGAAACTGGAACTGGAACTGGCCAAGTGCCTCGGATACAAGAAGGAAGCGTATGACGCGCTTCTCGATAATTACGAGCCGGGGGCGACCTACGAATCGATCGGCAAGGTTTTCGCCGACTTCCGCAAGGAACTGGTCCCGCTGGTGGCGGCGATCAAAGATTCCAAGCGGAAACCGGATCTTTCGATAATCGAGCGCGACTACCCGGTGGACCGCCAGGCCCTTTTCGGCCAGTCCGGCTCGATCGCGATCGGGTTCGATTTTCAGGCCGGGCGGCTCGATGTCACGGCGCATCCGTTCTGCAGCGGTATCACGCCGGGCGATACCCGGATCACGACCCGCTACAATCCGCGCCATTTCGGGCAGGCCTTTTTCGGAATTCTTCATGAATCGGGGCACGGCATTTACGATCAGGGGCTCGATCCGGCCCATTATGGGATGCCGCGGGGCGAATCGGTTTCGCTCGGAATTCACGAGTCGCAGTCGCGGATGTGGGAGAACCTGGTCGGGCGGAGCAAACCGTTCTGGAAACATTTCTTCCCGCGCGCCCAGCAGATGTTCCCCGAGGCGCTGGGGACGGTCAAGTTCGATGATTTCTATTTTGCCATTAACGATGTCAGACCGTCGCTAATCAGGGTCGAAGCCGACGAAGTGACATATAACCTTCATATCATCCTTCGGTTCGAACTGGAATATGCCATGCTGAAAGGGGACCTGGTGCCCAAAGATCTTCCCGGGGCCTGGAACGAGAAATTCCACCATTTCTTCGGCATCACGCCCAAGACCGACGCCGACGGCTGCATGCAGGATGTTCACTGGTCGNCCGGNTATNTGGGNTATTTCCCGACNTACGCNCTCGGCAATCTNTANTCGACCCAGTTCTTCGCCAAAGCCAAGGAAGATATCAAGGATCTCGACACGCAGTTCGCGATGGGGAATTTCAGCGAACTGAAAAAGTGGCTCAATAAGAATATCCATGCCCACGGCAAACGGTACCGCGCCGAGAAACTGGTGCAGGTGGTCACCGGTAAGCCATTGAGCCATCAGCCACTCATGACTTATCTGAAGACCAAGTACGGGGAATTGTACGGTTTATAA
- a CDS encoding hypothetical protein (Evidence 5 : Unknown function) — MGYMKKIFGRRLSVLLILSAGIISIVILSGCLNNTMIKYYRPGGSEKIQYYVGGYEITVHFDAIAVYDIIGTDSFRVDIETNYTGKIKDTSAIGHIPILKIDSVFIMLPSDSQYIYLEIQDYSPGNITDFVHKKLHGPNYVFKRVLLNYSNHDLILGMNIALYDRVSGTLVSSTKFDETLFRDSRVRYYLK; from the coding sequence ATGGGTTATATGAAAAAAATCTTCGGTCGGCGATTGTCAGTGCTTCTAATTCTTTCAGCCGGCATCATTTCAATTGTTATCCTCTCCGGTTGCCTTAACAACACCATGATAAAATATTACCGTCCCGGCGGCTCCGAAAAAATCCAATATTATGTCGGTGGTTACGAAATCACGGTCCACTTTGACGCTATCGCCGTTTATGACATTATCGGCACCGATTCCTTCCGGGTCGATATCGAGACCAATTATACCGGCAAGATTAAAGATACTTCGGCAATCGGCCATATCCCGATTCTGAAAATCGATTCGGTTTTTATCATGCTCCCGTCGGACAGCCAGTATATTTATCTTGAGATTCAGGATTATTCTCCCGGAAATATTACCGATTTCGTTCACAAGAAACTGCACGGACCGAATTACGTATTCAAAAGAGTCCTATTAAATTACAGCAACCACGATTTAATTCTGGGAATGAATATTGCTCTGTATGATCGCGTTTCCGGGACGTTAGTTTCTTCAACTAAATTTGATGAGACCCTGTTCCGCGATTCGCGGGTCAGATATTATCTAAAATAA
- a CDS encoding putative Phosphate butyryltransferase (Evidence 3 : Putative function from multiple computational evidences; Product type e : enzyme): MSAIKSFSELGHLVREKIKSSGAVPTVVVGPKELKYLEAAVRAAREGLINPVFIGHKKNIEDLAASNHIDIGTFKIIDSSSPLTEAIAMAEKGETKLIIGGMAPREIAVQIFKNGGGFVKAGMSPTHIALMQTPRYHKMMFLSDAAVFGNPDSAQKITIIENAAALVRTLGVSVPKVTLLAAVEAIYPAVPVTMEEAAIAKMADRGQIKNVLVDGPLSFDVSISTEVAQQKGIKNSPVAGDPDIFVGPSMETSYGIYQAMVLYAKAEAGSVIYGCKVPIATSFVSDNIGNVYNSILLGLHLI, translated from the coding sequence ATGAGCGCGATTAAATCTTTTTCCGAACTCGGCCATCTTGTCAGAGAGAAAATTAAATCATCCGGCGCGGTCCCGACGGTGGTGGTGGGGCCGAAGGAATTGAAATATCTCGAAGCGGCCGTGCGCGCGGCCCGCGAGGGACTGATCAATCCCGTCTTTATAGGCCACAAGAAAAATATCGAGGACCTGGCGGCGTCCAATCATATCGATATCGGAACATTCAAAATTATCGACTCATCATCTCCCCTGACCGAGGCCATAGCAATGGCGGAGAAGGGCGAAACAAAATTGATAATCGGCGGAATGGCTCCGCGCGAGATCGCCGTTCAGATTTTCAAGAATGGCGGCGGATTCGTCAAAGCCGGAATGTCCCCCACCCATATCGCCCTGATGCAGACCCCGCGCTATCACAAGATGATGTTTCTATCCGATGCCGCCGTTTTCGGCAATCCCGACAGCGCCCAGAAAATAACGATAATCGAAAATGCGGCGGCGCTGGTCCGGACGCTGGGAGTCTCCGTCCCCAAAGTTACTCTCCTGGCAGCGGTCGAGGCGATTTATCCGGCTGTACCTGTCACTATGGAAGAAGCCGCGATCGCCAAAATGGCCGACCGGGGGCAGATTAAAAATGTCCTCGTTGACGGCCCGCTGTCATTCGATGTTTCCATCAGCACCGAAGTAGCGCAACAGAAAGGGATAAAAAACTCGCCGGTGGCAGGCGATCCCGATATCTTCGTGGGCCCGTCGATGGAGACTTCCTATGGCATCTATCAGGCAATGGTGCTCTATGCCAAGGCCGAAGCCGGGAGTGTGATTTACGGATGCAAGGTCCCGATCGCGACATCATTCGTGTCGGACAATATTGGGAACGTCTATAATTCCATCCTGCTCGGACTGCATTTGATTTAA
- the ptb gene encoding Phosphate butyryltransferase, which produces MTEAIKSSDEIIAAAARLSGTGKKKMVAVAAAQDADVLDALSSAHAEGVLDATLFGDATLIGKMAAENKIDISPFKIVDEKDVKKATAEAVKTAAEGKADVIMKGFVSTSALLKTVLAKEYGLRTKNTLSHIAVLDIPGYHKLIGLTDGGMVVKPDLEQKLQLLENAVQVARSLGIRPVKVALSGAVDEIHDDLPQTLECREFIARAKQLQLPDVIIEGPLTFDAATSAEIASIKGIKSQVAGESDIYLMNTIEECNVVAKALINFADTVFAGVIVGAKVPVSLVSRTDTAKNKKASVSLACLIAEHYRLTAAGGAR; this is translated from the coding sequence ATGACCGAAGCAATAAAATCATCGGACGAAATAATCGCGGCGGCGGCCCGATTATCGGGGACCGGCAAAAAGAAGATGGTGGCGGTGGCGGCGGCGCAGGATGCCGACGTGCTCGATGCCCTCTCCTCGGCGCACGCCGAAGGGGTCCTCGATGCCACTCTTTTCGGCGACGCTACCTTGATCGGGAAAATGGCGGCGGAAAATAAAATTGATATCTCGCCTTTCAAGATTGTGGATGAAAAAGATGTGAAGAAGGCGACCGCCGAAGCCGTCAAAACGGCGGCGGAGGGAAAAGCCGATGTCATAATGAAAGGATTTGTTTCGACTTCGGCATTATTGAAGACCGTCCTCGCCAAAGAGTACGGACTGCGCACCAAAAATACCCTCTCCCATATCGCCGTACTCGATATCCCGGGGTACCATAAATTGATCGGCCTGACCGATGGCGGCATGGTGGTCAAACCGGATCTGGAACAGAAACTGCAACTTCTGGAAAATGCCGTGCAGGTCGCGCGGTCGCTCGGTATCAGGCCGGTCAAGGTGGCCCTGTCGGGAGCGGTTGACGAAATTCACGACGATCTGCCTCAGACTCTGGAATGCCGGGAATTTATCGCCCGGGCGAAGCAATTGCAATTGCCTGATGTCATTATCGAGGGCCCGCTCACTTTCGATGCGGCCACCTCCGCTGAAATTGCCTCAATAAAAGGTATCAAGAGCCAGGTGGCGGGCGAGTCCGACATTTATCTGATGAACACCATCGAAGAGTGCAACGTGGTGGCGAAGGCGCTGATAAATTTCGCCGACACCGTTTTCGCGGGCGTGATTGTCGGAGCGAAAGTGCCGGTCAGTCTGGTTTCCCGCACCGATACCGCCAAAAACAAAAAGGCCTCAGTGTCTTTGGCCTGCCTGATAGCCGAACATTACCGGCTGACAGCCGCGGGAGGTGCCCGATGA
- the buk gene encoding putative butyrate kinase 1 (Evidence 3 : Putative function from multiple computational evidences), producing MEEIIIVINPGSTSTKMALFRKRDKIAEENVTHPSQQLAGFDNVADQFELRMKGIEAWLSSQKIESKKVVAVAGRGAPLRPLEGGAYWINERMLDDIRKMKYSNHASNLGAVIADHFGRKYNVPAIIADPVTTDNFTDLARISGIPEIERKCRAHTLNIKEVCRRLAAQANKQLEECNFVAVHMGGGISVAAVQGGKIIDVNDALLGMGPFSPDRAGALPIGALVKLACSGKFTEKDLTDKLSRKSGLMAYLGQSDLREVEKMIDAGDKKAETYFRAMAYQISKEIGMYATVLKGKYNAIVLTGGMAKSERLVSLIREQVSFLGDIAVVPGEFEMEALAEWAARVLDNKETPKEY from the coding sequence GTGGAGGAGATAATCATCGTCATAAATCCGGGGTCAACTTCGACCAAGATGGCCCTGTTCCGCAAAAGAGACAAGATTGCCGAAGAAAATGTGACGCATCCGTCGCAACAGTTGGCCGGATTCGATAATGTCGCCGACCAGTTTGAATTGCGGATGAAAGGGATCGAGGCCTGGCTGTCATCGCAGAAAATAGAAAGCAAGAAAGTCGTGGCGGTGGCCGGACGGGGCGCGCCTTTGCGGCCGCTCGAGGGCGGGGCCTACTGGATCAACGAGCGTATGCTCGACGATATCCGGAAAATGAAATATTCCAACCATGCCTCCAATCTCGGGGCCGTCATCGCCGACCATTTCGGGCGGAAGTACAATGTTCCGGCCATCATCGCCGACCCCGTGACAACGGATAATTTTACCGACCTGGCGCGGATTTCGGGTATTCCGGAAATCGAGCGCAAGTGCCGGGCGCATACCTTGAATATCAAAGAAGTCTGCCGCCGTCTGGCCGCGCAGGCGAACAAGCAGTTGGAAGAGTGCAATTTTGTGGCCGTCCATATGGGCGGCGGGATTTCCGTGGCGGCGGTGCAGGGAGGAAAAATTATCGATGTCAACGACGCTCTCCTCGGCATGGGGCCGTTCTCGCCCGACCGGGCCGGGGCCCTGCCGATCGGCGCTCTGGTCAAACTGGCCTGTTCCGGTAAGTTCACCGAAAAGGATCTGACCGATAAACTCTCCCGCAAGTCGGGCCTGATGGCCTATCTGGGCCAATCCGATCTGCGCGAAGTGGAAAAAATGATCGATGCCGGCGACAAAAAGGCGGAAACCTATTTCAGGGCGATGGCTTATCAAATCTCCAAGGAAATCGGTATGTACGCCACGGTCCTCAAGGGGAAGTACAATGCCATTGTCCTTACCGGCGGCATGGCGAAATCGGAAAGACTGGTCTCTCTTATTAGGGAGCAGGTATCGTTTTTGGGCGATATCGCGGTGGTGCCGGGGGAATTCGAGATGGAAGCGCTGGCGGAATGGGCGGCTCGGGTTCTGGATAACAAGGAAACTCCCAAAGAATATTGA
- the iorB gene encoding Indolepyruvate oxidoreductase subunit IorB produces MMENNKTTNILIVGVGGQGVLLASEILSETAMKAGYDVKKSEVHGMSQRGGVVSSHIKFGKKVHSPIVPYGQSDILISFEIAEALRAIDWLKKEGLLVTSTTRLVPPIATGGKFHYPDNPAADLKKKVHHLVVVDADEIARQLGDVRLVNTILLGGISHSLEFAPSLWEDVIRNRVKAKFVEMNLKAFARGRELAKEA; encoded by the coding sequence ATGATGGAAAATAACAAAACAACCAATATTCTGATAGTCGGCGTCGGCGGCCAGGGGGTCCTTCTGGCGTCTGAGATTCTCTCCGAGACGGCGATGAAAGCCGGATACGATGTCAAGAAATCGGAAGTGCACGGCATGTCCCAGCGGGGCGGAGTCGTGAGTTCGCATATCAAATTCGGCAAAAAAGTCCATTCGCCGATTGTCCCGTACGGTCAGAGCGATATTCTCATTTCATTCGAAATCGCCGAGGCTCTGCGGGCGATCGACTGGCTCAAGAAAGAGGGCCTGCTGGTGACCTCGACCACCCGCCTGGTGCCGCCGATTGCGACCGGGGGGAAATTCCATTATCCCGACAACCCGGCCGCCGACCTCAAAAAGAAGGTGCATCATCTGGTAGTGGTGGATGCCGATGAAATCGCACGGCAGTTGGGCGATGTCCGTCTGGTCAACACCATTCTCCTGGGCGGCATCTCGCATTCCCTGGAATTTGCCCCGTCGCTCTGGGAGGATGTCATCCGCAATCGGGTCAAGGCGAAATTCGTGGAGATGAATCTGAAAGCCTTCGCCCGGGGACGAGAACTGGCGAAAGAAGCTTAA